One Sphingomonas sabuli genomic region harbors:
- a CDS encoding MarR family winged helix-turn-helix transcriptional regulator, producing the protein MQQFSSAHIPAALATRFTEIAHKWVADGPAERAEVARRKLLGAIQQLQPATLNEVSAALERGAPAVSRSVDALVRAGLVERREDPDNRRRLALRLTASGREEMARSPAANAQLRGKLERLAHSELRAVERAIEIMERGI; encoded by the coding sequence ATGCAGCAATTCAGTTCCGCCCACATCCCTGCCGCGCTTGCCACGCGCTTCACCGAAATCGCGCACAAATGGGTCGCGGACGGACCCGCTGAGCGGGCCGAGGTCGCCCGGCGCAAATTGCTAGGCGCTATCCAGCAGTTGCAGCCGGCGACCCTCAACGAGGTATCGGCGGCGCTCGAACGTGGCGCGCCCGCCGTCAGCCGGTCGGTCGATGCGCTGGTCCGCGCCGGCCTCGTCGAGCGGCGCGAAGATCCGGACAACCGCCGCCGACTGGCGCTTCGGCTGACGGCCAGCGGCCGCGAGGAGATGGCGCGCAGTCCCGCCGCCAATGCCCAGCTGCGCGGCAAGCTCGAACGGCTGGCCCATAGTGAGCTACGCGCGGTCGAACGCGCCATCGAGATCATGGAGCGGGGCATTTAA
- a CDS encoding N-acetylmuramoyl-L-alanine amidase family protein has translation MNRQRLMVGGGIFAVAATALLALGTSAFAGGVGDSAPSVTVPLPSPHVGLKIIEARVPGRPLVLIDPGHGGRDPGASAVSGDVSEKALTLEFARELRDALAKRGRVRIALTREDDRYLTLEQRSALARRVGASLYVSLHMDSAPNPLARGASIYSLSDVASDAEAARLARSENRALGRSAGSDGSVRAILSDLVLRSRMSASADFAERLVRHSTGRVALRPQPHRFADFHVLRSAGVPAVLFEAGYISNVDDEALLRSPEQRARIVAALASSIEADMAARALR, from the coding sequence GTGAACAGACAGCGGCTGATGGTCGGCGGCGGCATATTTGCCGTTGCCGCGACGGCCCTGCTTGCCCTTGGCACGTCGGCCTTCGCCGGCGGCGTCGGCGACAGCGCGCCGAGCGTCACCGTGCCCCTGCCCTCCCCGCACGTCGGGCTGAAGATTATCGAAGCGCGCGTGCCGGGCCGGCCGCTAGTGCTGATCGACCCCGGCCATGGCGGCCGCGACCCCGGCGCCAGCGCGGTGTCCGGCGACGTCAGCGAAAAAGCGCTGACCCTGGAATTCGCGCGCGAGCTGCGCGATGCGCTGGCCAAGCGCGGCCGGGTGCGCATCGCGCTGACCCGCGAAGACGACCGCTATTTGACACTTGAGCAGCGCTCGGCCCTTGCCCGCCGCGTCGGGGCGAGCCTCTATGTATCGCTGCACATGGACAGCGCGCCCAATCCGCTGGCGCGCGGAGCCAGCATCTACTCCTTGTCCGATGTCGCATCCGATGCCGAAGCGGCGCGCCTGGCCCGATCGGAAAATCGCGCGCTCGGCCGCTCCGCCGGGTCGGACGGATCGGTCCGCGCAATCCTGTCCGACCTCGTGCTGCGCAGCCGCATGTCCGCGTCCGCCGACTTTGCCGAACGGCTGGTGCGCCATTCGACCGGCCGCGTCGCGCTTCGCCCGCAACCGCACCGCTTTGCCGATTTCCACGTCCTGCGCAGCGCCGGCGTGCCCGCCGTGCTGTTCGAAGCGGGCTATATCAGCAACGTCGACGACGAAGCGTTGCTGCGGTCGCCCGAGCAGCGCGCGCGGATCGTCGCGGCGCTTGCCTCTTCCATCGAAGCCGATATGGCCGCTCGGGCATTGCGCTAA
- a CDS encoding putative bifunctional diguanylate cyclase/phosphodiesterase encodes MLKHDTRHDPLTGLPNRVMLAERSHTVFDAHAAQLEQLAVLAIDLDGFKAVNDRCGHDVGDALLVEVGHRLVSTANHWRVELSKAGVDCKTLVARTGGDEFVVLLDGVRRMSDLLALANAIHDSIAAPITLLGESMGIAASIGVARGTAEYAEIGHLQRDADLAMYEAKAAGPGRTVAFTTELGITARKRRVLEQELREAVLAHQFVPYYQPIVSMTGGNRIVGFEALARWVKPDQSVIEPEGFIAAAEETGLIVFIGDAILREVCRALGRLRRVEDGAEAPFISVNIAAQQFLQRNFVEQLGIVLAETCADPAGLRLEVTESVAIIDPERTAEVLTEIRAMGIHTSLDDFGTGYSSLSYLQVLPFDSLKIDRSFVTQLQEPKCMSIVRTIMDLANRLELEVVAEGIDNRAHADILAAMGCQLGQGYLFGRPVNEFQAFGQWFDRKRSAGARAA; translated from the coding sequence GTGCTGAAGCATGACACCCGCCACGATCCGCTGACCGGGCTGCCCAATCGGGTGATGCTGGCCGAGCGGTCGCATACGGTGTTCGACGCCCATGCCGCGCAGCTGGAGCAACTGGCCGTGCTGGCAATCGACCTAGACGGGTTCAAGGCGGTCAACGATCGCTGCGGGCACGATGTCGGCGACGCGCTTCTGGTTGAGGTGGGCCACCGGCTGGTGTCCACCGCCAATCACTGGCGGGTCGAGCTGAGCAAGGCTGGCGTGGACTGCAAGACGCTGGTTGCGCGGACGGGCGGCGACGAGTTCGTCGTCCTGCTCGACGGCGTGCGGCGGATGTCGGACCTGCTCGCGCTCGCGAACGCCATCCACGATTCCATCGCTGCGCCGATCACGCTGCTGGGCGAGAGCATGGGGATCGCGGCGTCGATCGGCGTTGCTCGCGGCACGGCGGAATATGCCGAGATCGGCCATTTGCAGCGCGATGCGGATCTGGCGATGTACGAGGCCAAGGCCGCCGGGCCGGGGCGGACCGTTGCCTTTACCACCGAGCTTGGGATCACTGCCCGCAAGCGCCGCGTGCTGGAACAGGAATTGCGCGAAGCGGTGCTGGCCCACCAGTTCGTGCCTTATTACCAGCCGATCGTATCGATGACCGGCGGCAACCGGATCGTCGGATTCGAAGCGCTGGCCCGATGGGTCAAGCCCGACCAGAGCGTGATCGAACCCGAAGGCTTCATCGCCGCCGCCGAGGAGACCGGCCTGATCGTCTTCATCGGCGATGCCATCCTGCGCGAAGTGTGCCGGGCGCTGGGCCGCCTGCGGCGCGTCGAGGACGGGGCCGAGGCGCCGTTCATTTCCGTCAACATCGCCGCGCAGCAATTCCTCCAGCGCAACTTCGTCGAGCAACTCGGCATCGTCCTTGCGGAAACGTGCGCCGACCCCGCGGGCCTGCGGCTGGAAGTGACCGAAAGCGTCGCGATCATCGATCCCGAGCGGACCGCCGAAGTGCTGACCGAAATCCGGGCGATGGGCATCCACACCAGTCTCGACGATTTCGGGACCGGCTATTCCTCGCTCAGCTACCTGCAGGTGCTGCCGTTCGATTCGCTTAAGATCGACCGGTCGTTCGTCACCCAGCTGCAGGAGCCCAAATGCATGTCGATCGTGCGCACGATCATGGACTTGGCCAACCGGCTGGAGCTGGAGGTCGTCGCCGAAGGGATCGACAATCGCGCCCATGCCGACATCCTGGCCGCGATGGGCTGCCAGCTTGGGCAGGGCTATTTGTTCGGCCGCCCGGTCAACGAATTCCAGGCGTTCGGCCAGTGGTTCGATCGCAAGCGCAGCGCCGGAGCGCGCGCGGCCTGA
- the prfB gene encoding peptide chain release factor 2, producing MRAEAQAHVDQINAATELLRRFLDWDRAQRRLEELNAKVEDPTLWDDPKAAQDVMRERRRLDEAIGATRSIERELADIVELMEMADGEGDNALVDDAVKSLADLAERAERDKVAALLAGEADANNAYVEVNAGAGGTESQDWAEMLLRMYSRWGERHGNKVEMIDHHSGEQAGIKSATILVKGENAYGNLKTESGVHRLVRISPYDANARRHTSFSSVWVYPEVDDDIEIEVNESDLRIDTYRASGAGGQHVNTTDSAVRITHVPTGIVVACQNERSQHKNRASAMKQLKARLYEAELQKREAEANAANAAKTDIGWGHQIRSYVLQPYQLVKDLRTGVTSTAPGDVLDGDLDRFMAAALSQRVTGETVEVEDVD from the coding sequence ATGCGCGCAGAAGCGCAAGCCCATGTCGACCAGATCAACGCCGCGACCGAGCTGTTGCGCCGGTTCCTTGATTGGGACCGCGCCCAGCGACGGCTCGAGGAGTTGAACGCCAAGGTCGAGGACCCGACGCTGTGGGACGATCCCAAGGCGGCGCAGGACGTCATGCGCGAACGCCGCCGGCTGGACGAGGCGATCGGCGCGACCCGGTCGATCGAGCGCGAACTGGCGGACATCGTCGAGCTGATGGAAATGGCCGACGGCGAAGGCGATAACGCCCTTGTCGACGATGCCGTGAAGAGCCTGGCCGACCTTGCCGAGCGGGCGGAGCGCGACAAGGTCGCTGCGCTGCTGGCCGGCGAAGCCGACGCCAATAATGCTTATGTCGAAGTCAACGCCGGGGCCGGCGGGACCGAAAGCCAGGACTGGGCGGAAATGCTGTTGCGCATGTATTCCCGCTGGGGCGAGCGGCACGGCAACAAGGTCGAGATGATCGACCACCATTCGGGCGAGCAGGCGGGCATCAAGTCGGCGACCATTCTGGTCAAAGGCGAGAACGCCTATGGCAATCTGAAGACCGAAAGCGGCGTTCACCGGCTGGTCCGGATCAGCCCCTACGACGCCAATGCGCGCCGCCACACCAGCTTTTCCAGCGTCTGGGTCTATCCCGAGGTCGACGATGACATCGAGATCGAGGTCAACGAAAGCGACCTGCGCATCGACACCTATCGCGCATCCGGCGCGGGTGGGCAGCACGTCAACACCACCGACAGTGCGGTGCGCATCACCCACGTCCCTACCGGGATCGTCGTCGCCTGCCAGAACGAGCGGTCGCAGCACAAGAATCGCGCCTCGGCGATGAAACAGCTGAAGGCGCGGCTGTACGAAGCCGAGCTGCAAAAGCGCGAAGCGGAGGCCAATGCCGCCAATGCCGCCAAGACCGACATCGGCTGGGGCCATCAGATCCGCAGCTACGTGCTGCAGCCCTATCAGCTGGTGAAAGACCTGCGCACGGGCGTCACATCGACCGCGCCCGGCGACGTACTTGACGGCGACCTCGACCGCTTCATGGCCGCGGCCCTGTCGCAGCGGGTGACCGGCGAGACCGTCGAGGTCGAGGATGTCGACTAG
- a CDS encoding class I SAM-dependent methyltransferase, whose translation MSTRRSRFSLAAALALAACTAKSDQQTFPEADRPVATIVGDSFSTEDARDRMDEFNRVVELAGVKPGMWVADVGAGEGYYAVRLSPVVGRRGRVLAEDIVPEVKERLADRIQRENLENVAVSLGRPDNPGLPRGSLDRVFLVHMYHEVGSPYAFLWHLRESLKPGGRIIVVDASRPTQRHGTPPDLLRCEFAAVGLDLRLIRPVSGQNYLAAFEASRPRPEPAQIKPCRVQ comes from the coding sequence ATGTCGACTAGGCGCAGTCGCTTTTCGCTGGCGGCAGCCCTCGCGCTCGCCGCCTGTACCGCCAAATCGGACCAGCAGACCTTTCCCGAAGCCGACCGCCCGGTCGCGACGATCGTCGGCGACAGCTTTTCCACCGAGGACGCGCGCGACCGGATGGATGAGTTTAACCGGGTCGTCGAGCTTGCCGGCGTGAAGCCGGGCATGTGGGTTGCCGACGTCGGCGCGGGCGAAGGCTATTATGCCGTGCGGCTGTCCCCCGTGGTCGGGCGGCGCGGGCGGGTCCTGGCCGAAGACATCGTACCGGAGGTGAAGGAGCGCCTGGCCGACCGCATCCAGCGCGAAAATCTGGAGAACGTGGCGGTGTCGCTGGGCCGTCCGGACAATCCCGGCCTGCCGCGCGGGTCGCTGGACCGGGTGTTTCTGGTCCACATGTACCATGAGGTCGGCTCGCCCTACGCCTTCCTGTGGCACCTTCGGGAATCGCTCAAGCCGGGCGGACGGATCATCGTTGTCGACGCCAGCCGGCCGACCCAGCGCCACGGCACGCCGCCCGACCTGCTGCGCTGCGAATTCGCGGCGGTCGGTCTGGACCTGCGCCTGATCCGCCCGGTCAGCGGACAGAATTACCTTGCCGCCTTCGAAGCATCCCGGCCGCGGCCCGAACCGGCCCAGATCAAGCCCTGCCGGGTCCAATAA
- a CDS encoding penicillin-binding protein 1A → MPDLVTFNQRVHDRIDPFFARRGVKLISIVGAALFALFAAVWLYFATGLPSADTLLAYQPPLPSKVRDHDGNPVQNFARERRVNLAYDEFPPVVVQAFISAEDKTFFRHGGIDYAGLVGAVGDYALKTVTGGGRARGGSTITQQVAKSLLQDSSYNIGRKIREAILAFRLESTLSKEQILELYLNQSFLGRNAYGVQAASRAYFDKDVDDLTLSEAAYLAVLPKAPSNYDPVRQTQRALDRRNYVLSEMHGNGYITEAQWRAAASTPLGTIRYGGGEHFRDMGGYFMEEVRRDLLKRFGETAEDGANSVYAGGLWVRTSVVPVMQDAAAEALREGLASFDGNRGWRDLGKSIEIDGDWAGLLDRTPIGTGFPDWRKAVILSKDGGSAEIGFANGDKGTISASAASVPKRGGGGSAFSNFRPGMIIVVKDQGNGSYALRSIPEIGGGFLAEEVHTGRILAMQGGFDVIGSSYNRATQALRQPGSSFKPIVYETALENGMTPASIVVDAPFCVWQGAGLGNKCFTNFDHRYSGPKTMRWGVEQSRNLMTIRAASEVGMAKVTDTARKLGVGDYPNYLSIALGAGDTTVARLVNAYAILANQGRSVNPTMIDYVQDRNGKVIYRTDNRCEVMQTCNAPDWDGKAMPRPPVRTKQLLDPMAAFQMVHILEGVVERGTATVLRDLDRPMFGKTGTTSGPTNVWFVGGTPDVVAGVYLGYDQPRPLGGWAQGGRVAAPIFKQWAKASLKDYPKTPFVAPAGIRWVRVDRGSGRRVFGTFPTTVDPKSQVIWEAFQPQTEPRRSFRHRRGEDVAEVAAQQTAQQRRRRPAAVRRQQAPAASADQPAWMRPLPAPQPQPAPAQNTTAPL, encoded by the coding sequence ATGCCCGACCTCGTCACCTTCAACCAGCGGGTGCACGACCGCATCGACCCGTTCTTCGCCCGCCGCGGGGTCAAGCTCATCAGCATCGTCGGCGCGGCGCTATTTGCCTTGTTCGCCGCCGTATGGCTTTATTTCGCGACCGGCCTGCCGTCGGCGGACACGCTGCTTGCCTACCAGCCTCCGTTGCCGAGCAAGGTTCGCGACCATGACGGCAATCCGGTGCAGAACTTCGCCCGCGAACGGCGCGTCAATCTTGCCTACGACGAGTTCCCGCCGGTGGTGGTGCAGGCCTTCATCTCCGCCGAGGACAAGACCTTTTTCCGCCACGGCGGCATCGATTATGCCGGCCTCGTCGGCGCGGTCGGCGATTATGCGCTGAAGACCGTTACCGGCGGCGGCCGCGCCCGCGGCGGTTCGACCATCACGCAGCAGGTCGCCAAGAGCCTGTTGCAGGACAGCAGCTACAATATCGGCCGCAAGATCCGCGAGGCGATCCTCGCCTTCCGGCTCGAATCCACCTTGTCCAAGGAACAGATCCTCGAACTGTACCTCAACCAGAGCTTCCTTGGCCGCAACGCCTATGGGGTCCAGGCCGCGTCGCGCGCCTATTTCGACAAGGACGTCGACGACCTGACTCTGTCCGAAGCCGCCTATCTTGCCGTGCTGCCCAAGGCGCCGTCCAACTATGACCCCGTCCGCCAGACGCAGCGCGCGCTCGACCGCCGCAATTACGTTCTGAGCGAGATGCACGGCAACGGCTACATCACGGAAGCGCAATGGCGCGCGGCCGCGTCCACCCCGCTGGGCACCATCCGCTACGGCGGCGGCGAGCATTTCCGCGACATGGGCGGCTATTTCATGGAAGAGGTCCGCCGCGACCTCCTCAAGCGTTTCGGCGAGACTGCCGAGGACGGCGCCAACAGCGTCTATGCCGGCGGCCTGTGGGTGCGCACCTCGGTCGTGCCGGTCATGCAGGACGCCGCCGCGGAAGCGCTTCGCGAAGGGCTTGCCAGTTTCGACGGCAATCGCGGCTGGCGCGACCTTGGCAAGAGCATCGAGATCGACGGCGACTGGGCCGGCCTTCTCGACCGCACGCCCATCGGCACCGGCTTTCCCGACTGGAGGAAGGCGGTCATCCTGTCCAAGGATGGCGGGTCGGCGGAAATCGGCTTCGCCAACGGCGACAAGGGCACGATTTCCGCTTCGGCCGCGTCGGTGCCCAAGCGCGGCGGCGGTGGCAGCGCATTCAGCAATTTCCGTCCCGGCATGATCATCGTCGTCAAGGACCAGGGCAACGGCAGCTATGCGCTGCGCTCCATCCCCGAGATCGGCGGCGGCTTCCTGGCGGAAGAAGTGCACACCGGCCGAATCCTCGCCATGCAAGGCGGCTTCGACGTCATCGGCTCGTCCTACAACCGGGCGACGCAGGCGCTTCGCCAGCCGGGCTCCTCGTTCAAGCCGATCGTCTACGAAACCGCGCTCGAAAACGGCATGACCCCGGCGTCGATCGTCGTCGATGCGCCCTTCTGCGTGTGGCAGGGCGCGGGCCTGGGCAACAAGTGTTTCACCAACTTCGACCATCGCTATTCGGGGCCGAAGACGATGCGCTGGGGCGTCGAACAGTCGCGCAACCTGATGACCATCCGCGCAGCGTCAGAGGTCGGCATGGCCAAGGTGACGGACACTGCGCGCAAGCTCGGCGTCGGCGACTATCCCAATTACCTGTCGATCGCGCTTGGCGCCGGCGACACGACGGTGGCCCGGCTGGTCAATGCTTATGCCATCCTCGCCAACCAGGGCCGGTCGGTGAACCCGACGATGATCGACTATGTCCAGGACCGTAACGGCAAGGTCATCTATCGCACCGACAACCGTTGCGAGGTCATGCAGACCTGCAACGCGCCCGATTGGGACGGCAAGGCGATGCCGCGGCCGCCGGTACGGACCAAGCAATTGCTCGATCCGATGGCCGCATTCCAGATGGTCCACATCCTTGAAGGCGTGGTTGAACGCGGCACCGCGACCGTGCTGCGCGACCTCGACCGGCCGATGTTCGGCAAGACCGGTACGACCAGCGGACCGACCAACGTGTGGTTCGTCGGCGGCACGCCCGATGTGGTGGCCGGCGTCTACCTTGGCTACGACCAGCCTCGCCCGCTGGGCGGTTGGGCACAGGGCGGCCGGGTTGCCGCGCCGATCTTCAAGCAATGGGCCAAGGCGTCGTTGAAGGATTATCCGAAGACACCGTTCGTCGCACCGGCCGGGATCCGCTGGGTGCGGGTCGACCGAGGCAGCGGACGGCGCGTGTTCGGCACCTTCCCGACCACCGTCGATCCCAAGAGCCAGGTCATCTGGGAAGCCTTCCAGCCGCAGACCGAGCCGCGCCGCAGCTTCCGCCACCGCCGTGGCGAGGATGTCGCCGAAGTCGCTGCCCAGCAGACCGCCCAGCAGCGCCGGCGCCGTCCGGCCGCGGTCAGGCGCCAGCAAGCCCCGGCAGCCAGCGCCGACCAGCCCGCATGGATGCGGCCGCTGCCCGCGCCGCAGCCGCAGCCCGCGCCCGCCCAGAACACCACCGCGCCGCTGTAA
- a CDS encoding heme NO-binding domain-containing protein yields MKGIVFNLLEDVITQSHGADAWMDLVDAAGVSGIYTSLGSYPDEEVNALVITAADRLGSTPDAVLQSFGRAAMPRLADRYSEFFVGHDSTRSFVLSVNDIIHPEVRKLYSGAGCPHFHFRDDEDGRLLVGYQSPRGLCKLAHGFIEGASDHFGETAEIEHLACMHHGAPSCTLAVRWS; encoded by the coding sequence TTGAAGGGCATCGTCTTCAATCTGCTGGAGGATGTAATCACGCAGTCGCACGGCGCGGATGCGTGGATGGACCTTGTCGATGCCGCCGGCGTCTCGGGCATCTACACCTCGCTGGGTAGCTATCCCGATGAGGAAGTGAACGCGTTGGTGATAACGGCCGCCGACCGGCTGGGCAGCACGCCCGACGCGGTGCTGCAATCGTTCGGCCGCGCCGCGATGCCCCGGCTGGCCGATCGCTACAGCGAATTTTTCGTCGGCCACGACAGCACCCGCAGTTTCGTGCTGAGCGTTAACGACATCATCCATCCCGAAGTGCGCAAGCTCTATTCGGGCGCCGGATGTCCCCATTTCCATTTCCGCGACGATGAAGACGGGCGTCTGCTGGTCGGCTATCAATCGCCGCGCGGGCTGTGCAAGCTGGCGCACGGGTTCATTGAGGGTGCGTCCGACCATTTCGGCGAGACGGCGGAGATCGAGCACCTGGCCTGCATGCACCACGGCGCCCCGTCCTGCACGCTTGCGGTACGCTGGTCATGA
- the typA gene encoding translational GTPase TypA produces the protein MNLRNVAIIAHVDHGKTTLVDQLFRQSGTFRDNQRVEERAMDSNDLEKERGITILAKCTSVEWDHDGTTHHINIVDTPGHADFGAEVERILSMVDGVILLVDAAEGPMPQTKFVTGKALALGLKPIVVVNKIDRPDARPAEVLDEVFELFLNLEASDEQLDFPVLYASGRAGYAGKQDTVRDGDLTPLFETIVSHVPSPGLDTGGEFKMLATLLDRDPFLGRILTGRIESGKLTTNMEIKAIDVDGNLVEAGRATKVFAFQGLERVPVETAQAGDIVAIAGLIKATVSNTIAEPAVSEPLHARPIDPPTLAMNFSVNDSPYAGRDGDKVQSRVIRERLEREAEGNVAIRVTTASDNDSYEVAGRGELQLGVVIETLRREGFELSISRPRVLFRDGPGGREEPYETVVVDVDDEFSGTVIDKMALRKAEMTDMRPSGGGKTRLTFSAPSRGLIGYHGEFLSDTRGTGIMNRLFEKYGPYKGPIQGRQNGVLISMEKGKAVAYALNALEDRGVLFVSPGDDLYEGMVIGENAKIHDLEVNPLKSKQLTNFRASGPKDESIRLTPPRRMSLEQAIAYIQDDELVEVTPKHIRIRKRYLDPHERKRQARAAA, from the coding sequence ATGAACCTGCGCAACGTGGCGATCATCGCCCACGTCGATCATGGCAAGACGACGCTCGTCGACCAACTGTTCCGCCAGTCGGGCACCTTCCGCGACAACCAGCGCGTGGAAGAGCGCGCGATGGATTCTAACGACCTCGAGAAAGAGCGCGGGATCACCATCCTTGCCAAGTGCACGTCGGTCGAATGGGACCATGACGGCACCACCCACCACATCAACATCGTCGACACGCCTGGCCACGCCGATTTCGGCGCCGAGGTGGAGCGTATTCTCAGCATGGTCGACGGCGTCATCCTGCTGGTCGATGCCGCCGAAGGGCCGATGCCGCAGACCAAGTTCGTCACCGGCAAGGCGCTGGCGCTGGGCCTGAAACCTATCGTCGTCGTCAACAAGATCGACCGTCCCGATGCACGGCCCGCGGAAGTGCTCGACGAGGTGTTCGAACTGTTCCTTAACCTCGAAGCCAGCGACGAACAGCTCGATTTCCCGGTGCTCTACGCGTCGGGCCGCGCCGGCTACGCGGGCAAGCAAGATACCGTTCGCGACGGCGACCTCACCCCGCTGTTCGAAACCATCGTCAGCCACGTGCCGTCGCCGGGCCTCGACACCGGCGGCGAGTTCAAGATGCTCGCCACACTGCTCGACCGCGATCCGTTCCTCGGCCGCATCCTGACCGGGCGGATCGAAAGCGGCAAGCTGACCACCAACATGGAAATCAAGGCGATCGATGTCGACGGCAATCTCGTCGAAGCCGGCCGCGCGACCAAGGTATTCGCCTTCCAGGGGCTGGAGCGCGTCCCGGTCGAGACCGCGCAGGCGGGCGACATTGTCGCCATCGCCGGCCTAATCAAGGCGACCGTGTCGAACACCATCGCCGAACCGGCGGTCAGCGAGCCGCTCCACGCTCGGCCGATCGACCCGCCGACGCTGGCGATGAATTTCTCGGTCAATGACAGCCCCTATGCCGGGCGCGACGGCGACAAGGTGCAAAGCCGCGTCATCCGCGAACGGCTGGAGCGCGAAGCCGAGGGCAATGTCGCCATTCGCGTCACCACCGCGTCGGACAACGACAGCTACGAAGTCGCCGGCCGCGGCGAATTGCAGCTTGGCGTGGTCATCGAAACACTGCGCCGCGAAGGTTTCGAACTGTCGATCAGCCGCCCGCGCGTGCTGTTCCGCGACGGCCCCGGCGGCCGCGAGGAGCCGTACGAGACCGTGGTCGTGGACGTCGACGACGAATTTTCCGGCACGGTCATCGACAAGATGGCGCTGCGCAAGGCGGAAATGACCGACATGCGCCCGTCGGGCGGCGGCAAGACCCGCCTGACCTTCAGCGCGCCGTCACGCGGCCTCATCGGCTATCACGGCGAATTCCTGTCCGACACGCGCGGCACCGGCATCATGAACCGGCTGTTCGAGAAATACGGGCCGTACAAGGGCCCGATCCAGGGCCGCCAGAATGGCGTTCTCATCTCGATGGAAAAGGGCAAGGCCGTCGCCTACGCGCTCAACGCGCTGGAAGACCGCGGCGTCCTGTTCGTGTCGCCGGGCGACGACCTTTACGAAGGCATGGTGATCGGCGAAAACGCCAAGATCCACGACCTCGAGGTCAATCCGCTCAAGTCCAAGCAGCTGACCAACTTCCGCGCCAGCGGGCCGAAGGATGAAAGCATTCGCCTGACCCCGCCGCGGCGCATGAGCCTGGAGCAGGCGATCGCCTATATCCAGGACGACGAACTGGTCGAAGTGACGCCCAAGCACATCCGCATTCGCAAGCGCTATCTCGATCCGCATGAGCGCAAGCGGCAGGCCCGCGCCGCCGCTTAG
- a CDS encoding GAF domain-containing protein: MSDSDDRYRRLERQLARERAARFEAEAIAEKGLRDLYESRQRLELLQRITEGANAVSRMRVALDFALGEICSQMGWDFANAYLASHDQTRVEACDLWRTPDKSGIEPFIEASRRIAFASGVGVPGIVLATKTAYWIDDARIDGKFKRRALAAKCGFVTACAFPVMAGDEVIAVMEFLSRRTLHRDESLIALMEQIGKQLAGLSNASATRC, translated from the coding sequence ATGAGCGACTCCGACGACCGCTATCGCCGGCTTGAGCGCCAGCTGGCGCGCGAGCGCGCGGCGCGCTTCGAAGCCGAGGCGATCGCGGAAAAAGGCCTTCGCGACCTGTACGAAAGTCGCCAGCGGCTGGAGCTTCTGCAGCGCATCACCGAAGGCGCCAATGCGGTGTCGCGCATGCGCGTGGCCCTCGACTTTGCGCTGGGCGAGATCTGTTCGCAGATGGGCTGGGATTTCGCCAACGCCTATCTGGCCAGCCACGATCAAACGCGGGTCGAGGCGTGCGACCTATGGCGGACGCCCGACAAAAGCGGGATCGAACCGTTCATCGAAGCGTCCCGCCGCATCGCCTTTGCCAGCGGCGTCGGCGTGCCCGGCATCGTTCTGGCGACCAAGACGGCTTACTGGATCGACGACGCCCGGATCGACGGCAAGTTCAAGCGCCGGGCGCTAGCCGCCAAGTGCGGCTTCGTCACCGCCTGCGCCTTCCCGGTGATGGCCGGCGACGAAGTGATCGCGGTGATGGAATTCCTGTCGCGCCGGACCCTGCACCGCGACGAAAGCCTGATCGCGCTGATGGAGCAGATCGGCAAGCAGCTCGCCGGGTTATCGAACGCGAGCGCAACGAGGTGCTGA